From Butyricimonas paravirosa, one genomic window encodes:
- a CDS encoding MGH1-like glycoside hydrolase domain-containing protein yields MKYIWLFVILLCGCAGQSFLNVQADYRNVLNISNWPQGIREGVSLFSDLGAWHGFAFIPDSVGMAGGFSGPMSMASNYAVGSYTAVASVVVDGVLQEVTNAIVEKSYFPGRMIQSFTWETLTLTQEIVFVNNRTSLLRTRVRNTGGPKEVKIIYEGSFFTQYFQGQVIDGRTVYLEFPATKCCFEIEAGEGCHAVVRDGKYRFETEVRKFGRGEEREDMFVYSAYFNDEPEHVKHPVLEENPFEESEPFFEMAAQRWERYIEKLFENKSELFTNLKYRRIAVKCLMTLMANWRSAAHDLLHDGGYPSYWGFSTGFWSWDSWKIAAAIGRWEPELAKDHIRALFDYQTEEGMIPDFVSRIKYINNLRDTKPPLASWAVEEIYDADGDLSFVEEMFDRLLRYHNWWYAYRDVDQNGLCEYGATDGTLQAAAWESGMDNAVRFDSTEMLKGELPKAWSMSQESVDLNTYLYDEKMTLARFARLLNREEFANQLEKDAGILADRIRQIMFDDENGYFFDVRLKSHALIPVYGPEGWLPLWAGVANQKQADQVRNIMMDVNRFNSFVPLGTLDLSHPRLEPERGYWRGPVWLDQAYFGIRGLRNYGYDKEANELTLKILNNCQGLLGDQPIHENYNPLTGETLNAPHFGWSSAHLLLMMFEYK; encoded by the coding sequence TGGCCTCAAGGCATCAGAGAAGGAGTTTCTCTTTTCTCCGATTTGGGGGCATGGCATGGATTTGCCTTTATTCCGGATAGTGTCGGAATGGCAGGAGGTTTTTCCGGTCCCATGTCTATGGCATCCAATTATGCCGTGGGCTCTTATACTGCGGTTGCATCAGTGGTTGTTGACGGAGTATTACAGGAAGTTACGAATGCTATTGTTGAAAAAAGTTATTTTCCGGGTCGGATGATTCAGTCCTTTACCTGGGAGACTCTAACCTTGACACAGGAGATTGTTTTTGTAAACAATCGGACTTCTTTGTTGCGGACTCGGGTCCGCAACACGGGAGGTCCCAAAGAGGTTAAGATTATTTATGAGGGGAGCTTTTTTACTCAATATTTCCAAGGTCAGGTTATTGACGGACGGACGGTGTATTTGGAGTTTCCCGCAACGAAATGTTGTTTTGAAATAGAGGCGGGTGAAGGCTGTCATGCGGTAGTTCGGGATGGAAAGTATCGTTTTGAAACGGAGGTGCGAAAATTCGGGCGAGGTGAGGAACGGGAGGATATGTTTGTTTATTCCGCTTATTTTAATGATGAACCAGAACACGTGAAGCATCCGGTATTGGAGGAAAATCCTTTCGAGGAGAGTGAACCATTTTTTGAAATGGCCGCTCAACGATGGGAGCGCTATATTGAAAAGTTGTTTGAAAATAAGTCGGAATTATTTACTAATTTGAAATACAGAAGAATAGCAGTCAAGTGCTTGATGACGTTGATGGCGAATTGGCGGAGTGCTGCACATGATTTATTGCATGATGGAGGTTATCCTTCTTATTGGGGATTCAGTACGGGATTCTGGTCATGGGATTCTTGGAAGATTGCTGCGGCGATCGGGCGTTGGGAACCGGAGTTGGCTAAAGATCATATTCGGGCTTTGTTTGATTACCAAACAGAAGAAGGTATGATTCCGGATTTTGTCAGCCGGATAAAGTATATTAATAATTTGCGGGACACGAAACCCCCTCTGGCTTCATGGGCCGTGGAGGAAATTTATGATGCGGACGGGGATTTGTCCTTTGTCGAGGAGATGTTTGATCGGTTGTTGAGGTATCATAATTGGTGGTATGCTTATCGGGATGTTGATCAGAACGGACTGTGTGAGTACGGGGCAACGGACGGGACTTTGCAGGCTGCGGCTTGGGAAAGCGGGATGGATAATGCTGTGCGTTTTGATAGTACAGAGATGTTGAAGGGTGAGTTACCGAAAGCTTGGTCTATGAGTCAGGAAAGTGTGGATTTGAATACTTACTTGTATGATGAAAAGATGACGCTTGCCCGCTTTGCCCGCTTGCTAAACCGGGAAGAGTTTGCTAATCAGTTGGAAAAAGATGCGGGTATTCTGGCCGACAGGATTCGACAAATCATGTTCGATGATGAGAATGGATATTTCTTTGATGTTCGGTTAAAATCACACGCTCTTATTCCGGTTTACGGACCGGAGGGTTGGTTACCTCTTTGGGCCGGAGTAGCAAACCAAAAACAAGCGGATCAGGTGAGAAATATTATGATGGATGTGAATCGGTTCAATTCCTTTGTGCCTTTGGGAACCTTGGATCTAAGTCATCCCCGCCTGGAACCGGAACGAGGTTATTGGAGGGGACCGGTTTGGTTGGATCAGGCGTATTTCGGTATTCGGGGGTTGAGAAATTACGGGTATGATAAAGAGGCAAATGAATTGACATTAAAAATATTAAATAATTGCCAGGGGTTGCTGGGGGATCAACCTATTCATGAAAATTATAACCCCTTGACCGGAGAGACCTTGAATGCTCCGCATTTTGGTTGGTCTTCAGCACATTTGTTATTAATGATGTTTGAATATAAATAA
- a CDS encoding M20/M25/M40 family metallo-hydrolase codes for MRYWILILLIGWCCSVKAQHEKMSKEIMDVFHSISSDEIMEYVHELCKEEYNGRLAGTGEYMKCAFWCAEQLCDFGLEPAGDDGSYLQHFRMPTTSLIDCRLKKVGNEQEYVFPRDFYPGMNSDSRKVENAEVVYAGYGITAPEYGYDDYEGIDVKGKIVIIERGIPYRDKDEKKRFDLYMRYASESYKLPQALKKGAAAVLLVGKLAHTGIAFSKEMIYTHVDPSMVDELVAKAGYTRDGLKKQISEKQKPCSFNTGCRLNMDVVTRHYPYATTCNVIGVIKGVDTTSSIVLGAHLDHLGNNGLMFPGALDNASGVALQLAVAKALAASGIKPEKNIVFAFFGAEERGIKGAIHYLNHPTFPLDKTMCMLNIDMVGNGNGLSVWGAESFPAVAKIFAQVNDRWLHREFEVTPYERAVSYSQADGDEFSKRGIPALYIATTEELKPMYYHDPRDRAETLTPEIMEDAARMLFLALPEIVKIKGVLREK; via the coding sequence ATGAGATATTGGATTTTGATTTTATTGATCGGTTGGTGTTGTTCGGTGAAAGCCCAACATGAAAAGATGTCCAAGGAGATAATGGATGTGTTTCACTCTATTTCAAGTGATGAAATTATGGAATATGTGCATGAATTATGCAAGGAAGAATATAACGGACGGCTTGCCGGAACGGGAGAATATATGAAATGTGCTTTTTGGTGCGCGGAACAATTGTGTGATTTCGGGTTAGAACCCGCGGGGGATGATGGTTCTTATTTACAACATTTTCGGATGCCTACGACGAGTTTGATCGATTGTAGATTGAAAAAAGTGGGAAATGAACAAGAGTATGTCTTCCCGCGGGATTTTTATCCGGGAATGAACTCTGATTCGAGGAAGGTGGAAAATGCAGAAGTGGTGTATGCCGGGTATGGGATCACGGCCCCGGAATACGGGTATGATGATTACGAGGGGATAGATGTAAAGGGAAAGATTGTGATCATTGAACGGGGTATACCATATCGGGATAAGGATGAGAAGAAACGTTTTGATCTTTATATGCGCTATGCTTCCGAGAGTTATAAATTACCTCAGGCTTTAAAGAAAGGTGCGGCAGCGGTGTTGTTGGTTGGAAAACTGGCACACACGGGAATTGCTTTTTCGAAAGAGATGATTTATACTCACGTGGATCCTTCCATGGTGGATGAATTGGTTGCAAAAGCCGGGTATACGCGGGACGGGTTAAAAAAACAGATCAGTGAGAAACAAAAGCCCTGTTCTTTTAATACCGGATGTCGTTTGAATATGGATGTTGTGACTCGTCACTATCCTTATGCGACCACCTGTAACGTGATCGGCGTGATCAAGGGGGTGGATACGACTTCTTCCATTGTATTGGGGGCACACCTCGATCATTTGGGTAACAATGGATTAATGTTTCCCGGTGCTTTGGATAATGCTTCGGGGGTTGCTTTACAGTTAGCCGTAGCGAAGGCTTTGGCTGCTAGTGGAATCAAACCGGAGAAGAATATCGTGTTCGCTTTTTTCGGGGCGGAGGAAAGAGGTATTAAAGGAGCAATTCATTATTTGAATCATCCTACGTTTCCGCTGGACAAAACCATGTGTATGTTGAATATAGATATGGTTGGAAATGGAAATGGTTTATCGGTTTGGGGGGCAGAAAGCTTTCCGGCGGTGGCAAAAATATTCGCTCAAGTGAACGATCGATGGTTGCACCGGGAATTTGAGGTAACTCCTTATGAGCGGGCCGTGAGTTATTCCCAGGCGGATGGTGATGAATTTTCCAAACGGGGGATTCCGGCCTTATATATAGCCACGACCGAGGAGTTGAAACCTATGTATTATCATGATCCGAGAGATCGGGCTGAAACATTGACTCCTGAAATTATGGAGGATGCAGCTAGAATGTTGTTTCTGGCATTACCGGAGATTGTAAAGATCAAAGGTGTTTTGAGAGAAAAATAG
- a CDS encoding alcohol dehydrogenase translates to MLAYTYISKENFKLQEKPLPKIEDSRDAIVRVTLGSICTSDLHIKHGSVPRAVPGITVGHEMVGIVEQTGADVTTVKPGDRVTVNVETFCGECFFCQKGFVNNCTDPHGGWALGCRIDGGQAEYVCVPYADSGLNRIPDMVSDEQALFVGDVLATGFWAARISEITEDDTVLIIGAGPTGICTLLCAMLKNPKRIIVCEKSPERIQFVREHYPDVLITEPEKCKKFVLEHSDHGGADVVLEVAGSDDSFHLAWECARPNAIVTVVALYDKPQLLPLPNMYGKNLTFKTGGVDGCDCAEILHLIEEGKIDTTPLITHRFPLNEIEEAYRIFENKLDGVIKVAITKVHPVI, encoded by the coding sequence ATGTTAGCATACACCTACATCAGCAAGGAAAATTTCAAGCTTCAAGAGAAGCCGCTCCCCAAGATAGAAGATTCACGAGATGCTATCGTGCGTGTCACATTAGGCAGCATCTGCACCAGCGATTTACATATCAAACACGGAAGTGTCCCCCGTGCTGTACCAGGAATTACCGTCGGGCATGAAATGGTGGGTATTGTAGAACAAACAGGAGCTGACGTGACGACCGTAAAGCCCGGAGACCGAGTCACCGTTAACGTGGAAACCTTTTGCGGAGAGTGCTTCTTTTGCCAAAAAGGATTCGTAAACAATTGTACTGATCCCCATGGCGGCTGGGCTTTGGGATGCCGCATTGACGGGGGACAAGCCGAATATGTATGTGTCCCCTATGCCGATAGCGGACTAAACCGTATTCCCGATATGGTTAGTGACGAACAAGCTCTTTTCGTGGGTGACGTACTTGCCACCGGCTTTTGGGCTGCACGTATTTCTGAAATCACGGAAGACGATACTGTATTGATCATTGGTGCCGGACCAACCGGAATATGCACGCTACTTTGTGCGATGTTGAAGAATCCGAAGCGAATTATTGTCTGTGAAAAATCCCCCGAAAGGATTCAGTTTGTTCGGGAACACTATCCCGATGTATTGATAACCGAACCGGAAAAATGCAAAAAATTCGTCCTTGAGCACAGCGATCATGGCGGAGCCGACGTGGTACTAGAAGTAGCCGGAAGCGATGATTCCTTCCATCTTGCATGGGAATGTGCCCGTCCCAACGCCATTGTAACCGTAGTTGCCCTCTACGACAAACCGCAACTTTTGCCGTTACCCAATATGTATGGCAAAAATCTCACGTTCAAAACCGGCGGTGTAGATGGTTGCGATTGTGCCGAAATTCTTCACCTGATAGAAGAGGGCAAAATTGATACTACCCCACTCATCACACACCGTTTTCCATTAAACGAAATTGAAGAAGCCTATCGCATATTCGAAAACAAACTTGACGGAGTGATCAAGGTTGCGATAACAAAAGTTCATCCGGTAATTTAA
- a CDS encoding glycoside hydrolase family 2 TIM barrel-domain containing protein, translating into MRCLLFVFMLMTLSAGAQNDWENLDVLQRNRMRSHAFYIPFDNREQALVWDVENSSRYLSLNGVWKFKWVSKPADRPMDFYKVGYDVRKWDNIEVPSNWELKGYGVPIYVETGFGFKAKWPNVDPENDPVGSYKRTFRVPDDWIGNKIVLHFGAVSSAFYVWVNGQLVGYSQDSKTPAEFDVTSCVRKGKNEIAVQVFRWCDGTYVEDQDFWRFSGIQRDVFLYARPRSNVYDFQLATDLDADYRDALLRLNMELENRGEKYDVTLTLNDRQGNTIFSEVITSGKKEGMDTVCIEKKILNPLKWTAETPNLYDLIIETRVEERGRNVVREVLTQAVGFRKSEIKGGQLLVNGQPVLLKGVNRHEHDPEKGHVVDRESMLTDIRLMKEMNVNSVRTAHYPNDPLWYRLCDEYGLYVVDEANVESHGIGYDPRESLANRPEWTHVFIDRTERMFQRDKNHACIIAWSLGNESGSGINFLATYKWLKEHDLSRRPIHSEDAGKKEFTDIYCPMYKQIDVLINHVLSRPDKPLILCEYAHAMGNSVGGLKEYWDVIRKYPYLQGGHIWDWVDQGIEQVDSNGVKYWAYGGDFGGPEIPSGNNFCLNGIVRADRSWSPAAWEVKKVYQDVAFRLLDYNRGIVEIFNELFFKSLEHTDLKWELLKDGIVVDSGMVPNLKVMPQETCLLELPFPKLEDRSAEYCVNVYAIANEDYSLIKKGHVLAAEQFVLPCLNKLSAFAENGEVKVVENGNRVSVQGRDVMLEFDRETGKLISYQVNNKEILVNGLEANFWRPGTDNDFGSEYIIPECIGWKGAASQAKLVNFDVKQQGKFVEIRTDFELKKMNTTYQLCYRLNGMGEMEVRYHVDARNCTSELIPRVGLTWQLVPDFTRVEWYGRGPRENYIDRCSGAFVGRYECPVEDWYVPYARPQENGNRTDIRRMRLESDDLGLEVIGDVPFGSSVYRFSNNVLDEPGAEKTQRHLNEVKEENLITWNIDWRQMGVGGDTTWSLRAVTHPQYLILPGIYDFTFRVLPVKM; encoded by the coding sequence ATGAGATGTTTGCTGTTTGTTTTTATGCTGATGACATTGTCGGCAGGGGCGCAGAATGACTGGGAAAATCTGGATGTTCTCCAGAGAAACCGGATGCGTAGCCATGCTTTCTATATCCCGTTTGATAATCGGGAACAGGCATTGGTATGGGATGTGGAAAATTCCTCTCGTTATCTTTCTTTGAACGGGGTGTGGAAATTTAAGTGGGTGAGTAAGCCGGCAGACCGTCCGATGGATTTTTACAAGGTTGGGTATGATGTTCGTAAATGGGATAATATCGAGGTCCCTTCTAACTGGGAATTAAAAGGCTACGGGGTACCGATTTACGTGGAAACAGGATTCGGTTTTAAAGCCAAGTGGCCGAATGTGGACCCGGAGAACGATCCGGTTGGTTCTTACAAGAGGACATTCCGTGTACCCGATGATTGGATTGGGAACAAGATCGTGTTACATTTTGGGGCCGTGAGTTCGGCTTTTTACGTGTGGGTAAACGGTCAATTGGTTGGCTATTCTCAAGATTCGAAAACTCCGGCGGAATTTGATGTAACTTCTTGTGTACGGAAAGGAAAGAATGAAATTGCCGTGCAGGTTTTCCGTTGGTGTGATGGTACTTACGTTGAGGATCAGGATTTCTGGCGTTTTTCCGGTATCCAGCGGGATGTATTTCTTTATGCCCGTCCCCGTTCAAATGTATATGATTTTCAGCTTGCAACGGATTTGGATGCTGATTACCGGGATGCTTTGTTGCGTCTGAATATGGAATTGGAAAACCGGGGAGAAAAGTATGATGTAACCTTGACGTTGAATGACAGACAGGGTAATACGATATTTTCAGAAGTGATTACTTCCGGAAAGAAGGAGGGTATGGATACGGTTTGTATTGAAAAGAAGATTTTAAATCCGTTGAAATGGACGGCAGAGACGCCTAATCTATATGATTTGATCATCGAGACCCGTGTTGAGGAGCGGGGGCGTAACGTGGTTCGGGAGGTATTGACCCAAGCGGTAGGTTTCCGTAAATCAGAGATTAAGGGAGGGCAATTGCTGGTAAACGGACAACCTGTTTTGTTGAAAGGGGTGAATCGTCATGAACATGATCCTGAAAAGGGACATGTGGTGGATCGGGAATCGATGTTGACCGATATTCGCTTGATGAAAGAGATGAATGTAAATAGTGTGCGTACGGCTCACTATCCCAATGATCCTCTTTGGTATCGGTTGTGTGATGAATATGGTTTGTATGTCGTTGATGAGGCGAATGTTGAAAGCCATGGAATTGGTTATGATCCCCGGGAGTCTCTGGCGAACAGACCGGAATGGACGCATGTCTTTATTGATCGTACGGAACGGATGTTCCAGAGAGATAAAAATCATGCTTGTATTATAGCTTGGTCGCTGGGAAACGAATCTGGGTCCGGAATTAATTTCTTGGCAACCTATAAATGGTTGAAGGAGCATGATTTGTCACGGCGTCCGATTCATTCAGAGGATGCCGGGAAGAAAGAGTTTACGGATATTTACTGTCCGATGTATAAACAGATTGATGTTCTGATTAATCATGTGTTGTCCCGGCCAGATAAGCCTTTGATCTTGTGTGAGTATGCTCATGCGATGGGAAATAGTGTCGGGGGACTGAAGGAGTATTGGGATGTGATTCGGAAATATCCTTATTTGCAAGGGGGACATATATGGGATTGGGTTGACCAAGGTATCGAACAAGTGGATAGTAACGGAGTGAAATATTGGGCCTACGGGGGAGACTTCGGAGGTCCGGAGATTCCTTCCGGCAATAACTTTTGTTTGAATGGCATAGTTCGGGCAGACCGTTCATGGAGCCCTGCGGCTTGGGAGGTGAAAAAGGTATATCAAGATGTGGCATTTCGTTTGCTGGATTATAACCGGGGCATCGTGGAGATTTTTAATGAGTTGTTTTTTAAATCTTTGGAGCATACGGATCTGAAATGGGAATTGCTGAAGGATGGAATTGTTGTGGACTCCGGTATGGTACCTAATTTAAAAGTGATGCCACAGGAAACGTGTTTGTTGGAATTGCCGTTCCCGAAACTTGAAGACCGTAGTGCAGAATATTGCGTGAACGTGTATGCTATTGCTAATGAAGATTATTCCTTGATCAAGAAAGGGCATGTGTTGGCCGCGGAACAGTTTGTATTACCTTGTTTGAATAAACTATCTGCTTTCGCGGAAAATGGTGAGGTTAAAGTGGTTGAGAACGGGAATCGGGTTTCTGTGCAAGGACGAGATGTCATGCTTGAGTTTGATCGAGAAACTGGTAAATTGATCTCGTATCAGGTAAACAACAAAGAGATTCTAGTGAATGGTCTGGAAGCTAATTTTTGGCGGCCGGGAACGGATAATGATTTTGGCAGTGAGTATATTATCCCGGAATGTATCGGTTGGAAAGGGGCTGCTTCACAAGCGAAATTGGTGAATTTCGACGTGAAACAACAAGGAAAATTCGTGGAGATTCGAACTGATTTCGAATTGAAGAAAATGAATACGACATATCAGTTGTGTTACCGTTTGAACGGGATGGGAGAAATGGAAGTCCGCTATCATGTGGACGCCCGGAATTGTACTTCGGAATTGATTCCCCGGGTAGGACTGACTTGGCAGCTTGTTCCTGATTTTACCCGTGTAGAATGGTATGGCCGGGGACCGCGGGAAAATTACATAGACCGTTGTTCTGGGGCTTTCGTCGGACGGTATGAATGTCCGGTGGAAGATTGGTATGTGCCTTATGCCCGTCCTCAAGAGAATGGAAACCGGACGGATATTCGCCGGATGAGGCTTGAGAGCGATGATTTGGGCTTGGAAGTGATCGGGGATGTTCCTTTCGGATCATCTGTTTACCGGTTCTCCAATAATGTATTGGATGAACCGGGTGCCGAAAAGACACAGCGTCATTTGAATGAAGTGAAAGAGGAAAATTTGATTACTTGGAATATTGATTGGCGACAAATGGGTGTTGGCGGGGATACGACTTGGAGTTTGCGGGCAGTGACTCATCCGCAGTACTTGATTTTGCCGGGGATATATGATTTCACTTTCCGGGTATTACCTGTTAAAATGTAA
- a CDS encoding Gldg family protein, giving the protein MRKIYRIARTELQTLFYSPIAWLILIVFTFQTCMVFVQEMEGYVRSQALGYGVYSVTSRLYASWTGVFSNVQNYLYLYMPLLTMGLMSRELSSGSIKLLYSSPVTSWQIILGKYLAMVIYGLVLIGILCVMVIFNLFTIENMDCGLVFTGLLGIYLLICAYAAIGLFMSCLTSYQVVAAIGTLALLAALNFVGGMWQGVDLIRDITYWLSISGRADELIAGLICSEDILYFIIVIAVFLGFCIIKLQSGKQRTTWYMVFSKYVGVFIVAIFLGYLSSRPMLKFFHDSTANKIKTLTKSSQDIMSQMTGDLTITTYVNLFEDNCWSGLPISRNGDIGRFAQYIRFKPDIKMKYVYYYDRTYNHAALQQRYPGLSDEEIVEKLCETMSLNPKMFMKPEEFHKIIDLSDEYNRFIRVLERESGEKTFLRVYEDNQKHPHEREISAAMKRLVMDLPKVGFVQGHGMRDIGKTGDLDYYNFAHNKIFRYSLLNQGFDVTSLTLDQDVPEDINVLVIAEMKTPFSAEEMERLNKYIERGGNLLVAGDAERQEIMNPVIAPFGVKFLPGRLVQSSEHVANLIVGNVTRESCSLNYMFSDMFRLYSVTMPDAVALECDTTKGFILTPLLVTPNKGSWIEYKTTDFIDDKVELNPEDGEVEQANLTAVALNRKVGNKDQKIIILGDADCISNGEISRQRSNIVASNYSFINAMFFWFSDNEVPIDVRRQQAEDNSVSLSMDAMAVAKVGFLGVLPILLLICSVFIWVRRRGK; this is encoded by the coding sequence ATGAGAAAAATATATAGAATAGCAAGAACGGAATTGCAAACCTTGTTCTATTCCCCTATAGCCTGGTTAATTCTTATCGTGTTCACTTTTCAGACCTGTATGGTTTTCGTACAGGAAATGGAAGGATATGTAAGGTCTCAAGCCCTTGGTTATGGGGTGTATAGTGTTACTTCCCGTCTATATGCAAGCTGGACGGGTGTATTCTCGAATGTACAGAATTACCTGTATCTTTATATGCCATTGCTGACTATGGGGTTGATGAGCCGGGAGTTGAGCAGTGGTTCGATTAAATTGTTGTATTCTTCTCCAGTCACGAGTTGGCAGATTATTCTGGGAAAATATCTGGCTATGGTGATTTATGGTTTGGTATTGATCGGCATATTATGTGTGATGGTTATCTTTAACCTATTCACGATAGAGAATATGGATTGCGGACTGGTCTTTACCGGATTGCTGGGAATATACTTGTTGATCTGTGCTTATGCGGCCATCGGGTTATTCATGTCTTGTTTGACTTCCTATCAAGTGGTTGCTGCTATCGGTACTTTAGCCTTGTTGGCTGCTTTGAATTTCGTGGGAGGAATGTGGCAAGGTGTAGATTTGATTCGCGATATCACGTATTGGCTCTCTATTTCCGGACGTGCGGATGAGTTGATTGCCGGATTGATTTGTAGTGAAGATATTTTGTACTTTATTATCGTTATCGCTGTATTCTTAGGTTTCTGTATCATTAAGTTGCAATCAGGTAAGCAACGGACGACTTGGTATATGGTGTTTAGCAAGTATGTAGGAGTATTTATTGTTGCAATTTTCTTGGGTTATCTCAGTTCTCGGCCGATGCTGAAATTCTTCCATGATTCTACTGCTAATAAAATAAAAACGTTGACTAAAAGTAGTCAAGATATCATGAGCCAGATGACAGGTGATTTGACAATAACAACGTACGTGAATCTGTTTGAGGACAATTGCTGGTCAGGTTTACCAATCAGTAGAAATGGAGATATTGGTCGTTTTGCTCAATATATCCGTTTTAAACCGGATATTAAAATGAAGTACGTGTATTACTATGATAGAACTTATAATCACGCTGCATTACAACAACGTTATCCGGGATTAAGTGACGAAGAGATCGTGGAAAAATTGTGCGAAACGATGAGTCTGAATCCCAAGATGTTTATGAAACCGGAAGAATTTCATAAGATTATTGATTTATCAGATGAGTATAATCGTTTTATTCGAGTGTTAGAAAGAGAGAGTGGGGAAAAGACATTTTTGAGAGTGTACGAGGATAATCAAAAACATCCACATGAACGGGAAATCTCTGCAGCAATGAAACGTTTGGTGATGGATTTACCGAAAGTTGGTTTCGTGCAAGGACATGGTATGCGTGATATAGGGAAAACGGGTGATTTGGATTATTACAATTTTGCTCATAATAAGATATTCCGTTATTCTCTGTTGAATCAAGGTTTTGATGTGACTTCACTGACGTTAGATCAAGATGTACCGGAGGATATTAATGTATTGGTTATTGCCGAGATGAAAACTCCATTCTCAGCTGAAGAAATGGAACGTTTAAACAAGTATATAGAACGAGGTGGTAATTTGTTAGTTGCAGGAGATGCTGAAAGACAGGAAATTATGAATCCAGTGATCGCTCCGTTTGGTGTGAAATTCTTACCTGGTCGTTTGGTGCAATCAAGTGAACATGTTGCTAATTTAATTGTGGGGAATGTGACGAGGGAAAGTTGTAGCTTGAATTATATGTTTAGTGATATGTTCCGTCTCTATAGTGTGACAATGCCGGATGCAGTTGCTTTGGAATGTGATACAACGAAAGGATTTATTTTAACACCTCTTTTAGTAACCCCAAATAAGGGTAGCTGGATTGAATATAAAACAACTGATTTTATAGATGATAAAGTAGAATTGAATCCAGAAGATGGAGAAGTGGAACAGGCGAATTTAACTGCAGTAGCTTTGAATCGGAAAGTTGGGAATAAAGATCAGAAAATAATTATTTTGGGAGATGCTGATTGTATTAGTAATGGGGAAATTAGTCGCCAGAGATCAAATATTGTGGCTTCTAACTACTCTTTTATCAATGCTATGTTTTTTTGGTTCTCGGATAATGAGGTGCCTATTGATGTTCGTCGTCAACAAGCAGAAGATAATAGTGTGAGTTTGAGTATGGATGCGATGGCTGTTGCGAAAGTTGGATTCTTGGGTGTGTTGCCGATATTACTGTTAATTTGTAGTGTATTTATTTGGGTGAGAAGAAGAGGAAAATAG
- a CDS encoding ABC transporter ATP-binding protein, which yields MDVAIVKVENLSHRYSSQWAIQDISFEINQTGVLGLLGSNGAGKSTTMNIMCGVLKQTKGEVYINGVSLRDNPVEAKKHIGFLPQKPPLHLDLNVDEYLTHCAYLRSVEPKHIKAAVEKAKDKCGIMHFSKRLVRNLSGGYQQRLGIAQAIVHDPKFVVLDEPTNGLDPNQIVEIRNLVKEIAVDRAVMLSTHILPEVQMTCDQIRMIESGHMVFAGTMDEFNNYIKPDSLVVLMDAPPSENELRAIPGIVSVENLTNKRFRLHFDTMDAISERVIEASVANGWHLQEINMEKSSLDVIFAKLSGKKIN from the coding sequence ATGGATGTCGCTATTGTAAAAGTAGAAAATCTTTCTCATCGCTATAGTTCCCAGTGGGCTATACAGGATATTAGTTTTGAGATTAACCAGACGGGAGTCCTTGGGTTATTGGGCTCGAATGGAGCCGGGAAATCAACCACGATGAATATCATGTGTGGCGTGTTGAAACAGACGAAGGGGGAAGTATATATTAACGGGGTGAGTTTGCGGGATAACCCGGTGGAGGCGAAGAAGCATATCGGTTTTTTGCCGCAGAAACCGCCTTTACATCTGGATTTGAATGTGGATGAATATTTAACACATTGCGCTTATTTGCGTTCCGTGGAACCCAAGCATATCAAAGCTGCCGTGGAGAAGGCGAAGGATAAATGTGGAATTATGCATTTCAGCAAGCGTTTGGTGCGTAATCTTTCCGGAGGATACCAGCAGCGTTTGGGAATAGCGCAGGCTATCGTGCATGATCCGAAATTCGTGGTATTGGATGAACCGACAAACGGGTTGGACCCCAACCAGATTGTGGAAATCCGGAATTTGGTAAAGGAGATTGCGGTGGATCGAGCCGTGATGCTTTCCACGCATATTTTACCAGAAGTGCAAATGACTTGTGATCAGATCCGGATGATTGAGTCCGGGCATATGGTGTTTGCGGGGACCATGGATGAATTTAATAATTACATCAAACCGGATTCGTTAGTCGTGCTAATGGATGCTCCGCCAAGTGAAAATGAACTGCGAGCCATTCCGGGAATCGTAAGCGTGGAAAATTTGACAAACAAGCGTTTCCGTTTGCACTTTGACACAATGGATGCTATTTCGGAAAGAGTGATCGAAGCGAGCGTGGCTAACGGATGGCATTTGCAAGAGATCAATATGGAAAAGAGTTCATTGGATGTGATCTTTGCTAAATTATCGGGTAAAAAAATCAATTAA